In bacterium, the genomic stretch CAACTGCAGTTTCACTTTCATGTAATGGGTCCCATTAACTGTGGTTAACAGTATGGCTAGGACCCATAAACAGTCAATGAGTCATTAAATGGTTGTCCGGAAAGCCAGCACAAGAAGATTTTTCACCCTCCTCCGATAGAAGAAAACTCGACACTCCCCCCCGCCCCGCTTCATAATCCGATCATGATCTTATTTATAAAGGACAACCGATGACGCTGATACGCCAATCTATCCCTCAACTTACTCCGCGCTCTCTCCAAAAAGGGGATGCCGGTTTCATTCAGCGCTCATTTCCTTTTGGTCAAAAAAACTTTTTCCGGCTTTTCAATGATGAGCCACTCAAATTGACGATTACCCTGAATCAGCAAAATTCGCATCCGCCTCAGGTGCTCCTCCACAGTGATATCGGGGCAACCGTTCACGGCGAATGGAAGGACATTCCTTTCACCACCACCAATGACCAGGAATTCCATCTTTCCCTCACTTTTCCCCACTGCGGCCTGTTTCGATTCCGCATCAAATACTCATTGGACGGGGGTAACCAATGGTTCTGGGATCGAGTGCCCCATTCCTATGTCATGGTGGATCCCCCCTCCATCCGCACGATCCGACTCTACACCCTCATTCCCAGCGCCTCCGGGAACATCTCGGACTGGAAACGGCTTATTCCGTCGATCCGTGAAATGGGGTTCGACTCTATCCACCTGCTTCCCATCACCCAAATGGGGTTCTCCAATAGTCCTTATGCCGCCACTGATCTTTTCGACGTGGATTCACGCTACCGAGATCCCTCGGATAAACGAAGCACCCTTGAACAATTCGAGGATTTTGTTCAGACCTGCCATGTTCAGGGAATCCGGCTCTGCCTTGACCTCGTGCTGAATCATATTTGCACTGATAGTCGGATGGTCGTCTCCTGCCCTGACTGGATTATCCCCGACGATGCTGAACAGGATGGATTTAAACGCGCTGGTTGCTGGCACATGCAAAACTGGATCCGCTGGCAGGATCTCGTGTTGTTAAACTATGACCACCCCAACACCTTCATACGCCACGATATCCGTGATTACATGATGCAATACGCCCAATTCTGGTCGAATTATGCGGCCTATACAGGGGGCATGGTACGTTTCGATAATCTTCACAGTAGCAACAATGATTTCATAGCCGATCTCAGCGCCGCCCTTCACGCCACCTTCCCGAATCTCTCGATTCTGGGGGAATATTTCACGGATGAAGGCACACTCGAAAGAACGGTGCCCGAATGGGGCATCAATATGCTTCTCGCTAACAGCTGGGAATATCCCTTCGGGCCCCAACTCAGGCATTACATCAGCTACCTGCACAATGTTGCCGGACGCTTGCGGCACCTCTGCGCCATTACCACGCATGACACCGGCGTACCCGCCCAGCTTTTTGGGTCTGAACGTTCCGCCATTCCCCGTTATGCCATCTGCGCCCTGTATACACTCGGGCAAACCGGCATGGTGCAAGGGGTAGAATCCGGCGTCAAAGATCGAATCCCCTTCATCGGACCAGCCCGGAAAATGGAATTCGAGCCCATCCCTGAAATTCGTGATTTTATTACTTGGATCAATGGACTTCTGGCCGAGCGCAACGTCTTTAAGCAAAATGGCAATCTCATCTTTGTGGACGCTGATCACGAGGCTGTGCTTGGGGCGTACCGGCGGGACCTGACCCATCAGCAACCTGGGGTGCTGCTCTTCTCCAATCTCGACATCTATCACGACCAGACCCTCGTCGCCGATCTTTCCGGCTGCGGCCTCAGCTTTCCCCTGACAATCAAAGATATTTTCACAGGGGAGACACTTACTCTGAATACACCTCTGTTTCCCCTTACGATTAAACCCTGTGACGCCAAGGTATTCGAGCTATGAACCTATCCTCACGAGTCTCACTCATTTTATCACTCCTACTCACAGCCCCGGCATTCGCCCGACTGGGTGATACGCCTGAACAATGTAACCAGCGCTATGGGGCGAAATATATCGAAAAAGGCGGTGAGGGATTCTGGACTGCCGAGCGATCGTATGAAATTAACGGAATTCGCCTGACACTCCGCTTTCTCCCTGCCAATGATGGCACCACCAAAGCCGCCTATATTAATTACAAACCCATCATGGGGAAAATGTCCGACGTCCAGATTCAAACTTTGCTTGTGACCGTGTCCCAGAACTGGACCCCATTAAAGGAACTCCGTGAAGAAAAGAAAGTTGAATCCAAGACAACGCTGGAGGCCGATAAAACAAGAACGCTCCAAAGCTCAAGAAAGATCATCAGCATCGAAACCAGCAGCGGTTCTGATAAGCGGAAAAAAGAAGCCGAAGAGAAGGCACGGGAAGATTATCTGAAGGATCTTGCCGCTAAGAATAAAGCTATCAATGAAACTAAAGATCGGGTTCAAAGTGCGGCGGAGTGGTATGAGCCCCGTTCGGGAGATGCTCTTAACTTCTTCACCTCCCACAACGCCTTTGCAGGGAGCAGCCCCCAGCGGGTTGTCATCCTCTCCTCCGAGTATTTACGACAACACGAAAAAGGTGCGGAAACAACTACGGCGGGTAAAACTACAACCGCATCGAAAGACGCTTCAGTGTTTAAAGGGTTTTGAGTGGCTAAAGATGTGGCACCCCCTAGGAGAGTCGAACTCCTCTTAACAGGTTGAGAACCTGCTGTCCTAACCGATAGACGAAGGGGGCACTAGGGCCAAATATAAGTTGCGTAATCTATACGTCGAAGCCGTCATCGTCAACCGCTTTTTCAGAGCCGATAAACGGCGACGACGGCTCGCTCACCACGAGAACCGGTTCCATAGCAAAAAAGGTGCGGTGGCTTCAATTCCACCAGCCATTTCCGGGCGACCTTGGCACTCGCATCGCCTTCCACCAACACCGCACCAATCGGAACTTCAAATTTCCAGGGTGCCGCAGGACGAAGCCTATTTCGCGGACTATACCCGAGCCGGAACCATCGATAACACAAACGATCGGCAATAGACTCCCATGCGCCATTCTGGCCGATCTCCTTTTTTAGAAAGGTGTTGAGTGTCTCAAAACGTGACTCCAAACTGGGCCGGACATCAAACCCCATCTTCTCCCTCCCCCACTCCTCGAACCGTACAAGAAAGGCAGAATCAATCATAGCGGCATCAGCTATGAAGGAATGGAGTTCTCTCGTATTATAAAACCAGTCTATCAGTTTGGACAACCTGTCCGACTGCTGCAGATCGTCTGATGAAAGCGACGATGTTCGCAGAACCTGATACGGCGGTGTGGCTTTGCTGATGAGTCCCCAGCGGGAAGGCTCCTGAGCCAGCGGTGTCCCGGGTAATAGTTTCAGGCGCTCCAGCTGAATCTCAGCAGGGCGAAATAGCATAACGGCTTCCAGATCGGCCAGAATGTCAGACAATTCCCCCCCAGGAAGTCCGGCGATCAAATCCACATGCACTTCAAGATTATGTAAATCACAAAGGCGTTTCAATCCCTCGCGTGTCCGCTGGACTGTGGCCCCCCGCTCAATGGTTGCACATACGGTCGGGTTTAAACTCTGAATCCCGGCTTCCAGATGAAAACGCCCAGGCGCGGCCATGGCAAACTCACCAGCCAGTTCTTGATTAAAACGAGCTGGCTCAATTTCTAGATGAAACCGAAGCATGGGAAATTCATCGCGAAACATCCTGACAAGCATTAAGGCGCGCGCACGGTCTTCATTGAAAGTACGATCTACGATCCGGACATCCTTGACGCCTGCCGCCGCAATAGCCTGTAAATCCCCACGCACCCGATTCGCAGAATGAACACGCCTCGCCGTATGCCGACTGGTGCAAAACAGGCAACCATTCCCGCAGCCCCGGGAGGTTTCTAACTGGATAAACGGCTTGTGAAACTCCACAAGTTCACGCGCATAAAAGGCGGGAAGGGAATCAAAGTCCTCAATCATTTGGGCTGAACCGTTATCCCGAAATGTGCCCTGGGAATCTAACCCGCAGAATCCCGGGAGATCATCCCATGACTGTCCCGTCCGCCAGCACTCGAGCAAAGCAGGGAGGGCGCGCTCCCCCTCACCGCGAATGGCTACATCGGCCAGACCGCCAGTCCCGGCAACCATATCATTGCAACCAAGACACTCCGGCCCACCCACCACAATCCGACAGTCGGCCCTGAGCGCCCGTAATGACCTGAGAATACCCGCGACAAAGTCGTGATTA encodes the following:
- a CDS encoding alpha-amylase family glycosyl hydrolase, with protein sequence MTLIRQSIPQLTPRSLQKGDAGFIQRSFPFGQKNFFRLFNDEPLKLTITLNQQNSHPPQVLLHSDIGATVHGEWKDIPFTTTNDQEFHLSLTFPHCGLFRFRIKYSLDGGNQWFWDRVPHSYVMVDPPSIRTIRLYTLIPSASGNISDWKRLIPSIREMGFDSIHLLPITQMGFSNSPYAATDLFDVDSRYRDPSDKRSTLEQFEDFVQTCHVQGIRLCLDLVLNHICTDSRMVVSCPDWIIPDDAEQDGFKRAGCWHMQNWIRWQDLVLLNYDHPNTFIRHDIRDYMMQYAQFWSNYAAYTGGMVRFDNLHSSNNDFIADLSAALHATFPNLSILGEYFTDEGTLERTVPEWGINMLLANSWEYPFGPQLRHYISYLHNVAGRLRHLCAITTHDTGVPAQLFGSERSAIPRYAICALYTLGQTGMVQGVESGVKDRIPFIGPARKMEFEPIPEIRDFITWINGLLAERNVFKQNGNLIFVDADHEAVLGAYRRDLTHQQPGVLLFSNLDIYHDQTLVADLSGCGLSFPLTIKDIFTGETLTLNTPLFPLTIKPCDAKVFEL
- a CDS encoding DUF4080 domain-containing protein — protein: MKVVFFAANCSYSHTSLAAWSLRAMVDETIFEWQTLEITVKDSPSKVLAQLLEAKPDVVAATLYLFNHDFVAGILRSLRALRADCRIVVGGPECLGCNDMVAGTGGLADVAIRGEGERALPALLECWRTGQSWDDLPGFCGLDSQGTFRDNGSAQMIEDFDSLPAFYARELVEFHKPFIQLETSRGCGNGCLFCTSRHTARRVHSANRVRGDLQAIAAAGVKDVRIVDRTFNEDRARALMLVRMFRDEFPMLRFHLEIEPARFNQELAGEFAMAAPGRFHLEAGIQSLNPTVCATIERGATVQRTREGLKRLCDLHNLEVHVDLIAGLPGGELSDILADLEAVMLFRPAEIQLERLKLLPGTPLAQEPSRWGLISKATPPYQVLRTSSLSSDDLQQSDRLSKLIDWFYNTRELHSFIADAAMIDSAFLVRFEEWGREKMGFDVRPSLESRFETLNTFLKKEIGQNGAWESIADRLCYRWFRLGYSPRNRLRPAAPWKFEVPIGAVLVEGDASAKVARKWLVELKPPHLFCYGTGSRGERAVVAVYRL